The following are from one region of the Streptomyces decoyicus genome:
- a CDS encoding acyl-CoA dehydrogenase family protein, producing the protein MKRQIFTEDHEAFRKVVKTFLAKEVTPHYEQWERDGIVSRDAWRAAGKQGLLGPAVPEEYGGGGQRDFRYSAVLAEEFARVGAAGLAVGLHNDIIGPYLTTLGTEEQKRRWLPGFCSGEIITAIAMTEPGAGSDLQGIRTHAEDAGDHWILNGSKTFISNGILADLVIVVARTTPEGGSHGLSLLVVERGMPGFERGRNLDKIGQKSQDTAELFFQDVRVPKENLLGERNGAFIHLMTHLAQERMGIAVAAIAGAEHLLEITSEYVKEREAFGRPLAKLQHIRFEIAEMATECAVTRAFLDRCIADHSAGELDAVHASMAKWWATELQKRVADRCLQLHGGYGYMAEYRVAKAFTDGRIQTIYGGTTEIMKEIIGRSLLG; encoded by the coding sequence ATGAAGCGCCAGATCTTCACCGAGGACCACGAGGCCTTCCGCAAGGTCGTGAAGACCTTCCTCGCCAAGGAAGTGACGCCGCATTACGAGCAGTGGGAGCGGGACGGCATCGTCAGCCGGGACGCCTGGCGGGCGGCCGGCAAGCAGGGGCTGCTGGGCCCGGCGGTCCCCGAGGAGTACGGCGGGGGAGGGCAGCGCGACTTCCGCTACAGCGCGGTGCTCGCCGAGGAATTCGCCCGGGTGGGCGCAGCCGGACTGGCCGTGGGTCTGCACAACGACATCATCGGCCCCTATCTGACGACCCTCGGCACCGAGGAGCAGAAGCGCCGCTGGCTGCCCGGCTTCTGTAGCGGCGAGATCATCACCGCCATCGCGATGACCGAGCCCGGGGCCGGCTCCGACCTCCAGGGCATCCGCACCCACGCCGAGGATGCGGGCGACCACTGGATCCTCAACGGCTCCAAGACCTTCATCTCCAACGGCATCCTCGCCGACCTGGTCATCGTGGTGGCCAGGACGACGCCGGAGGGCGGGTCGCACGGCCTGAGCCTGCTGGTCGTCGAGCGCGGTATGCCGGGCTTCGAACGAGGCCGCAATCTCGACAAGATCGGCCAGAAGTCGCAGGACACCGCCGAGCTGTTCTTCCAGGACGTACGGGTCCCCAAGGAGAATCTGCTCGGCGAGCGGAATGGCGCCTTCATCCATCTGATGACCCACCTCGCGCAGGAGCGGATGGGCATCGCCGTCGCCGCCATCGCCGGCGCCGAACACCTGCTGGAGATCACCAGCGAGTACGTCAAGGAGCGCGAGGCGTTCGGACGGCCGCTGGCCAAGCTCCAGCACATCCGCTTCGAGATAGCCGAGATGGCCACCGAGTGCGCCGTCACCCGGGCGTTCCTCGACCGCTGTATCGCCGACCACTCGGCCGGCGAACTGGACGCGGTGCATGCCTCGATGGCCAAGTGGTGGGCCACCGAACTGCAAAAGCGCGTCGCCGACCGCTGTCTGCAACTCCACGGCGGCTACGGCTATATGGCGGAATACCGCGTGGCCAAGGCCTTCACCGACGGCCGGATCCAGACGATCTACGGAGGGACCACCGAGATCATGAAGGAGATCATCGGACGCTCCCTGCTCGGCTGA
- a CDS encoding acetyl-CoA C-acetyltransferase, with protein MSTEAYVYDAIRTPRGRGKATGALHGTKPIDLVVGLIHEVRRRFPGLDPAAVDDIVLGVVGPVGDQGSDIARIAAIAAGLPDTVAGVQENRFCASGLEAVNMAAAKVRSGWEDLVLAGGVESMSRVPMASDGGAWFADPMTNFDTGFVPQGIGADLIATIEGYTRRDVDEFAALSQERAAEAWKDGRFDRSVVPVRDRNGLVVLDHDEHMRPGTTADSLAGLKPSFATIGDAGGFDAVALQKYHWVEKIDHVHHAGNSSGIVDGAALVAIGSKEVGERYGLTPRARILSAAVSGSEPTIMLTGPAPASRKALAKAGLTIDDIDLVEINEAFAAVVLRFVKDMGLSLDKVNVNGGAIALGHPLGATGAMILGTLIDELERQDKRYGLATLCVGGGMGIATVIERL; from the coding sequence TTGAGTACCGAAGCGTACGTATACGACGCGATCCGCACTCCGCGCGGCCGCGGCAAGGCCACTGGCGCACTGCACGGCACCAAGCCGATCGACCTGGTCGTCGGCCTGATCCACGAAGTGCGCCGGCGCTTCCCCGGGCTCGACCCGGCCGCCGTCGACGACATCGTGCTCGGTGTCGTCGGACCGGTCGGCGACCAGGGCTCGGACATCGCCCGGATCGCGGCGATCGCCGCGGGGCTCCCCGACACCGTGGCCGGCGTACAGGAGAACCGCTTCTGTGCCTCGGGCCTGGAGGCCGTCAACATGGCCGCCGCCAAGGTGCGTTCGGGCTGGGAGGACCTGGTCCTGGCGGGCGGCGTCGAATCCATGTCGCGGGTGCCGATGGCCTCCGACGGCGGCGCCTGGTTCGCCGACCCGATGACCAACTTCGACACCGGCTTCGTCCCGCAGGGCATCGGGGCCGACCTGATCGCCACGATCGAGGGCTACACCCGCCGGGATGTCGACGAATTCGCCGCGCTCTCCCAGGAGCGCGCCGCCGAGGCATGGAAGGACGGCCGCTTCGACCGTTCCGTCGTCCCCGTGCGGGACCGCAACGGCCTGGTCGTCCTCGACCACGACGAGCACATGCGCCCCGGCACCACCGCCGACTCCCTCGCCGGCCTCAAGCCGTCCTTCGCCACCATCGGCGACGCGGGCGGCTTCGACGCGGTCGCCCTCCAGAAGTACCACTGGGTCGAGAAGATCGACCACGTCCACCACGCCGGCAACTCCTCCGGCATCGTGGACGGCGCGGCGCTGGTCGCCATCGGCTCGAAGGAGGTCGGCGAGCGCTACGGCCTGACCCCGCGCGCCCGGATCCTCTCCGCCGCGGTCTCCGGTTCCGAGCCGACGATCATGCTCACCGGGCCCGCGCCCGCCAGCCGTAAGGCCCTCGCCAAGGCCGGGCTGACCATCGACGACATCGACCTGGTCGAGATCAACGAGGCCTTCGCCGCCGTCGTGCTGCGCTTCGTCAAGGACATGGGCCTGAGCCTGGACAAGGTCAATGTCAACGGCGGCGCCATCGCGCTGGGCCACCCCCTCGGCGCCACCGGCGCGATGATCCTCGGCACCCTGATCGACGAGCTGGAGCGGCAGGACAAGCGCTACGGCCTGGCCACCCTCTGTGTCGGCGGCGGTATGGGCATCGCCACCGTCATCGAGCGCCTCTGA
- a CDS encoding 3-hydroxyacyl-CoA dehydrogenase NAD-binding domain-containing protein: MSESAALSTIRWEQDETGIVTLVLDDPDQSANTMNNAFKASLSAVADRLEAEKDSIRGIIFTSAKKTFFAGGDLRDLIAVTPENAQQAFESGNGIKRDLRRIETLGKPVVAAINGAALGGGYEIALACHHRIALDTPGTKIGLPEVTLGLLPAAGGVTRTVRLLGIADALLKVLLQGTQYNATRAKDAGLIHEVAATPEELLAKARAFVEEHPESQQPWDVKGYRIPGGTPAQPKFAANLPAFPANLKKQLNGAPYPAPRNILAAAVEGSQVDFETAQTIEARYFVELVTGQISKNMIQAFFFDLQAVNSGANRPKDIEPRKVEKVAVLGAGMMGAGIAYSCARAGMQVVLKDITVDAAQKGKAYAEGLLAKALSRGRTTEQQRDELLARITPTAEPADLAGCDAVIEAVFEDVALKHKVFKEIQHIVAPDALLCSNTSTLPITLLAEGVERDQDFIGLHFFSPVDKMPLVEIIKGERTGDEALARAFDLVRQIKKTPIVVNDSRGFFTSRVIGHFINEGVAMIGEGLDPVSVEQAAAQAGYPAKVLSLMDELTLTLPRKIREETKRAVVESGGSWQPHPADAVIDRMVDEFGRAGRSGGAGFYEYGEDGKRAGLWPGLREHFTKKNAAIPFLDMQERMLFSEALDTVRCFEEGVLTSVADANIGSIFGIGFPGWTGGVIQYINGYQGGPGREELVGLPGFVARARELQEAYGDRFAPSALLVEKAQKGEKFSD, encoded by the coding sequence ATGAGTGAATCCGCTGCTTTGTCGACCATCCGCTGGGAACAGGACGAGACCGGCATCGTCACCCTGGTCCTCGACGACCCCGACCAGTCCGCCAACACCATGAACAACGCCTTCAAGGCCTCCCTCAGCGCAGTCGCCGACCGCCTGGAGGCCGAGAAGGACAGCATCCGCGGCATCATCTTCACCTCCGCGAAGAAGACCTTCTTCGCCGGCGGCGACCTGCGCGACCTGATCGCCGTCACCCCCGAGAACGCCCAGCAGGCCTTCGAATCGGGCAACGGCATCAAGCGCGACCTGCGCCGTATCGAGACCCTCGGCAAGCCCGTCGTCGCCGCGATCAACGGCGCGGCGCTGGGCGGCGGTTACGAGATCGCGCTGGCCTGCCACCACCGCATCGCCCTCGACACCCCCGGCACCAAGATCGGTCTGCCCGAGGTCACCCTCGGCCTGCTGCCCGCCGCCGGCGGCGTCACCCGTACGGTCCGGCTGCTCGGCATCGCCGACGCACTGCTGAAGGTGCTGCTCCAGGGCACCCAGTACAACGCCACCCGCGCCAAGGACGCCGGGCTGATCCACGAGGTCGCCGCCACCCCCGAGGAACTGCTCGCCAAGGCCCGCGCCTTCGTCGAGGAGCACCCCGAGTCCCAGCAGCCCTGGGACGTCAAGGGCTACCGCATCCCCGGCGGCACCCCCGCCCAGCCGAAGTTCGCGGCCAACCTCCCGGCGTTCCCCGCCAACCTCAAGAAGCAGCTCAACGGCGCGCCGTACCCCGCCCCGCGCAACATCCTCGCCGCGGCGGTCGAGGGCTCCCAGGTCGACTTCGAGACCGCGCAGACCATCGAGGCGCGCTACTTCGTCGAGCTGGTGACCGGCCAGATCTCCAAGAACATGATCCAGGCGTTCTTCTTCGATCTTCAGGCCGTCAACTCCGGCGCCAACCGGCCCAAGGACATCGAGCCGCGCAAGGTCGAGAAGGTCGCGGTCCTGGGCGCCGGCATGATGGGCGCAGGCATCGCCTACTCCTGTGCCAGGGCCGGCATGCAGGTCGTCCTCAAGGACATCACCGTGGACGCGGCGCAGAAGGGCAAGGCGTACGCGGAGGGGCTGCTCGCCAAGGCGCTCTCCCGGGGCCGTACGACCGAGCAGCAGCGCGACGAGCTGCTGGCGCGCATCACGCCCACCGCCGAGCCGGCGGACCTCGCGGGCTGTGACGCCGTCATCGAGGCGGTCTTCGAGGACGTCGCCCTCAAGCACAAGGTGTTCAAGGAGATCCAGCACATCGTCGCGCCCGACGCGCTGCTGTGCTCCAACACCTCCACCCTGCCCATCACGCTGCTGGCCGAAGGCGTCGAGCGCGACCAGGACTTCATCGGACTGCACTTCTTCTCGCCGGTCGACAAGATGCCGCTGGTGGAGATCATCAAGGGGGAGCGGACCGGCGACGAGGCGCTGGCCCGCGCCTTCGACCTGGTGCGCCAGATCAAGAAGACCCCGATCGTCGTCAACGACTCGCGCGGCTTCTTCACCTCCCGCGTCATCGGCCACTTCATCAACGAAGGCGTGGCGATGATCGGCGAGGGCCTCGACCCGGTCTCCGTCGAGCAGGCCGCGGCCCAGGCCGGCTACCCGGCCAAGGTGCTGTCCCTGATGGACGAGCTGACCCTCACCCTGCCGCGCAAGATCCGGGAGGAGACCAAGCGGGCGGTCGTGGAGTCCGGCGGCAGCTGGCAGCCGCATCCGGCCGACGCGGTGATCGACCGGATGGTCGACGAGTTCGGCCGCGCGGGCCGCAGCGGCGGCGCCGGCTTCTACGAGTACGGCGAGGACGGCAAGCGTGCCGGTCTGTGGCCGGGCCTGCGCGAGCACTTCACCAAGAAGAACGCCGCCATTCCGTTCCTCGACATGCAGGAGCGGATGCTGTTCTCCGAGGCACTGGACACCGTCCGCTGCTTCGAGGAGGGCGTGCTCACCTCCGTCGCCGACGCCAACATCGGCTCCATCTTCGGTATCGGCTTCCCCGGCTGGACCGGCGGCGTGATCCAGTACATCAATGGCTACCAGGGTGGTCCGGGCCGGGAGGAACTCGTCGGCCTGCCCGGATTCGTGGCCCGCGCCCGCGAGCTCCAGGAGGCCTACGGAGACCGGTTCGCGCCGTCCGCGCTGCTGGTCGAGAAGGCCCAGAAGGGCGAGAAGTTCAGCGACTGA
- a CDS encoding MerR family transcriptional regulator, producing the protein MMEPATDLTVDELAARAGVTVRTIRFYSTRGLLPPPEIGPRRIGRYGPDHLSRLALIEELQHQGLTLSAIERYLEQLPPDLSAQDLAIHRALVASWIPDKAEDATRDQLERRVGRALTEEDLDRLAAMSVLVRTDDPQVFRVDPGLLHLGTRLLDVPIALETILAARTVVIEHTRSAARELSRLFKDEVWDPYRDGGPDEEEMARMKSLSAHMQPMVVQALVTAFQRSMKQELRESFGKEGDGNQGGQTSQG; encoded by the coding sequence ATGATGGAGCCCGCCACCGACCTGACGGTCGACGAACTGGCCGCCCGCGCCGGCGTCACCGTCCGCACGATCCGCTTCTACAGCACGCGCGGCCTGCTGCCGCCGCCGGAGATCGGTCCGCGCCGGATCGGCCGCTATGGACCGGACCACCTCTCGCGGCTCGCCCTTATCGAGGAACTCCAGCACCAGGGGCTGACGCTCTCCGCGATCGAACGCTATCTGGAGCAGCTGCCGCCGGATCTGAGCGCCCAGGATCTGGCCATCCACCGGGCGCTGGTGGCGAGTTGGATTCCGGACAAGGCGGAGGACGCCACCCGAGACCAGCTGGAGCGGCGGGTCGGCCGGGCGCTGACCGAGGAGGACCTGGACCGGCTGGCGGCCATGAGCGTGCTCGTACGAACCGATGACCCGCAGGTCTTCCGGGTCGATCCGGGGCTGCTGCACCTGGGCACCCGGCTGCTGGACGTCCCGATCGCGCTGGAGACCATCCTCGCGGCGCGCACCGTCGTCATCGAGCACACCCGCTCGGCGGCCCGGGAGCTCAGCCGGCTCTTCAAGGACGAGGTATGGGATCCCTACCGGGACGGCGGGCCGGACGAGGAGGAGATGGCGCGGATGAAGTCGCTCTCGGCCCATATGCAGCCGATGGTGGTGCAGGCACTGGTCACCGCCTTCCAACGGTCGATGAAGCAGGAGCTGCGGGAGTCGTTCGGCAAGGAGGGCGACGGGAACCAGGGGGGTCAGACGTCCCAGGGGTAA
- a CDS encoding long-chain fatty acid--CoA ligase — protein sequence MRELAGHPEARAGAEQAVAVANTRLNRIEQVKKFWLPVEKWGPESDELTPSWKLCRREIHLKYGQILDGLYTL from the coding sequence TTGCGGGAGCTTGCGGGGCACCCGGAGGCGCGGGCGGGTGCCGAGCAGGCCGTCGCGGTGGCCAACACACGCCTCAACCGAATCGAACAGGTCAAGAAATTTTGGCTGCCGGTCGAGAAATGGGGTCCGGAATCGGATGAACTGACGCCCTCCTGGAAACTATGTCGCCGGGAAATTCATCTCAAATACGGACAAATCTTGGATGGCCTGTACACGCTGTGA
- a CDS encoding amino acid permease, giving the protein MSTETVSETAHRSPDGGSGAQQDAGDAGYSKGLKGRHVNMIAIGGAIGTGLFLGAGGRLHSAGPALAIAYAVCGLFAFFVVRALGELVLHRPSSGSFVSYAREFLGEKGAYVAGWMYVVNWSTTGIADITAIALYTHYWSLFTDIPQWVMALIALAVVLTVNLISVKIFGELEFWFAIIKVAALVVFMFIGIFLLATQHPVGGHSPGLDLLTDHGGLFPTGLLPVVIVLQGVVFAYSAVELVGVTAGETGDPEKVVPKAVNSIMWRVGVFYVGSVILLAMLLPWNKYVDGQSPFVTVLSNVGVPAAGDVMNLVVLTAAMSSLNSGLYSTGRILRSMSMAGSAPKFAGLMNRHQVPYGGIMLTSAVCVLGVGLNYVMPGEAFEIVLNIAALGIISTWCTIMVCHMVFVRRSKEGVVQRPRFRLPGTPVTDIATIAFLLGVIVLMWFDDGVGRQTVMLIPVLAVALVVGWFAVRGRVSRIAEERKLSK; this is encoded by the coding sequence GTGAGCACAGAAACCGTCTCCGAGACAGCCCACAGGTCACCTGACGGGGGAAGCGGCGCGCAGCAGGATGCGGGCGACGCGGGCTACAGCAAGGGCCTCAAGGGCCGGCACGTCAACATGATCGCCATCGGCGGCGCGATCGGCACCGGCCTGTTCCTGGGCGCCGGCGGCCGGCTGCACTCCGCCGGACCCGCGCTGGCCATCGCCTACGCGGTCTGCGGTCTCTTCGCCTTCTTCGTCGTGCGGGCCCTCGGTGAGCTGGTGCTGCACCGCCCCTCGTCCGGTTCGTTCGTGTCCTACGCCCGCGAGTTCCTCGGGGAGAAGGGCGCCTACGTCGCCGGCTGGATGTATGTCGTCAACTGGTCGACGACCGGTATCGCCGACATCACCGCGATCGCCCTCTACACCCACTACTGGAGTTTGTTCACCGACATCCCGCAGTGGGTCATGGCGCTGATCGCACTGGCGGTCGTGCTGACGGTGAACCTGATCTCGGTGAAGATCTTCGGTGAGCTGGAGTTCTGGTTCGCGATCATCAAGGTCGCGGCGCTGGTCGTCTTCATGTTCATCGGCATCTTCCTGCTGGCCACTCAGCACCCGGTCGGCGGACATTCACCAGGGCTGGACCTGCTCACCGACCACGGCGGGCTCTTCCCCACCGGTCTGCTGCCTGTGGTGATCGTGCTCCAGGGCGTGGTCTTCGCCTACTCCGCAGTGGAGCTGGTCGGTGTGACCGCCGGTGAGACCGGTGATCCGGAGAAGGTCGTGCCGAAGGCCGTCAACTCCATCATGTGGCGGGTGGGCGTCTTCTACGTCGGCTCGGTGATCCTGCTCGCGATGCTGCTGCCGTGGAACAAGTACGTCGACGGCCAGAGCCCCTTCGTCACGGTGCTGTCCAACGTCGGTGTGCCGGCGGCGGGCGACGTCATGAACCTCGTGGTGCTGACCGCGGCGATGTCCAGCCTGAACTCGGGGCTCTACTCGACCGGCCGCATTCTGCGCTCCATGTCGATGGCGGGCTCCGCGCCCAAGTTCGCCGGCTTGATGAACCGGCACCAGGTGCCGTACGGCGGCATCATGCTCACCTCCGCGGTGTGTGTGCTGGGTGTCGGGCTCAACTACGTCATGCCGGGCGAGGCGTTCGAGATCGTGCTGAACATCGCGGCGCTGGGCATCATCAGCACCTGGTGCACGATCATGGTCTGCCACATGGTGTTCGTGCGACGGTCGAAGGAAGGCGTGGTCCAGCGCCCGCGCTTCCGGCTTCCCGGTACGCCGGTCACCGACATCGCCACCATCGCCTTCCTGCTCGGCGTCATCGTGCTGATGTGGTTCGACGACGGTGTCGGCCGGCAGACCGTCATGCTGATCCCCGTCCTCGCCGTCGCGCTGGTCGTCGGCTGGTTCGCGGTCCGCGGCCGGGTGAGCCGGATCGCCGAGGAACGCAAGCTGTCGAAGTAG
- the sph gene encoding sphingomyelin phosphodiesterase translates to MPHSALRTSRIAVLATALAAVTVTAAPSASAATSPRLKVLSYNAFLMSKNLYPNWGQDHRAQAIADADFFRGNDVVVLQEAFDNSSSEALKSRAAAQYPYQTPVVGRSRSGWDATGGAYSAATPEDGGVTLLSKWPVLRKEQYVYKDACGSDYFSDKGFVYAVLDVNGTRVHVVGTHTQSTDSGCKAGEAAADRAKQLKEMDAFLDAKNIPADEQVMVAGDLNVDSHSAEYDALLRNADLAPADSRTGHPYSFDTQENSVAKYRYPDAPREDLDYVLHRNGHARPAGWQNTVIKEESAPWTVSSWGKEYTYTNLSDHYPLVGG, encoded by the coding sequence GTGCCGCACTCAGCGCTGCGCACGTCCCGGATCGCCGTCCTCGCCACGGCCCTCGCCGCTGTCACCGTGACGGCCGCCCCGTCCGCGTCGGCCGCCACCAGCCCGCGCCTCAAGGTGCTCAGCTACAACGCCTTCCTCATGAGCAAGAACCTCTACCCCAACTGGGGCCAGGACCACCGCGCCCAGGCGATCGCGGATGCGGACTTCTTCCGGGGCAACGACGTCGTCGTCCTCCAGGAAGCATTCGACAACTCCTCCTCCGAGGCGCTGAAGTCCCGGGCCGCGGCGCAGTATCCGTACCAGACTCCGGTGGTGGGCCGGAGCAGGAGCGGCTGGGACGCCACCGGCGGTGCCTACTCCGCCGCCACCCCGGAGGACGGCGGGGTGACACTGCTGAGCAAGTGGCCGGTCCTGCGCAAGGAGCAGTACGTCTACAAGGACGCCTGCGGTTCGGACTACTTCTCCGACAAGGGCTTCGTCTATGCGGTGCTGGACGTCAACGGCACCCGGGTGCATGTGGTCGGCACCCACACCCAGTCCACCGATTCGGGCTGCAAAGCGGGCGAGGCGGCCGCGGACCGCGCCAAGCAGCTCAAGGAGATGGACGCCTTCCTGGACGCCAAGAACATCCCGGCGGACGAGCAGGTGATGGTCGCCGGCGATCTGAACGTCGACTCCCACAGCGCGGAGTACGACGCGCTGCTCCGCAACGCCGACCTGGCGCCGGCCGACAGCCGCACGGGCCACCCCTACTCCTTCGACACCCAGGAGAACTCGGTCGCGAAGTACCGCTACCCGGACGCCCCCCGCGAGGACCTGGACTACGTCCTGCACCGCAACGGGCACGCCCGGCCCGCCGGCTGGCAGAACACCGTGATCAAGGAGGAGTCGGCCCCCTGGACGGTCTCCAGCTGGGGCAAGGAGTACACCTACACCAATCTCTCCGATCACTATCCGCTGGTCGGCGGCTGA
- a CDS encoding DUF6895 family protein → MDTTQPGGGSPQRRAVETRAVAWLAARRHLIDPAEAATDRVLFARKALIETAFLVGLRARLDPEPLDGDYATLLDQVEDITARPSYRELIARDEAALLLYAGTYAALRLCGREDPEFRRVITQAAAGGYAAVFERIPYRQLDLLHTLELCGIPHTLPAMDDVLPFTLLCNSPNVVKLADRDIYAITHTIFYVTDFGLREPRWPRDFDPGAAVELLEALLVLTLGQGNADLVGELLCCLLCLGVRDSGEAGRAWQFLTAAQEADGRVNGPPGVVHPGLADGDDAYRHWATGYHTTIVAALAALLDRSPRVVRRHRPPAPKTRPAVEQPLRRAVNWLAGTSLRHDPATCLPAAAAVAYAAEALEQPELARPLLLDFSARLADADVGVWQGHGMEVVGEFASGLRAHGIICSSLDMFLKSTAAAVEQLETVPPQAAYNVQRLVGLGLLTPRRAAALMDAGAGAPQAAPGTAAADLPEAWKNYRLGHIAALVRDSARAGRAQHRITRDAVAFLLAQQSSCGAFGRPACDDPAVRERTMLSWTQSAVTALAAVHTACDTVRTAPE, encoded by the coding sequence ATGGACACGACGCAACCCGGTGGCGGATCGCCACAAAGGCGCGCGGTGGAGACCCGGGCAGTCGCCTGGCTCGCTGCGCGCCGACATCTGATCGATCCGGCCGAAGCGGCCACGGACCGCGTGCTGTTCGCCCGCAAGGCCCTCATCGAAACCGCTTTCCTCGTGGGGCTGCGGGCGCGCCTCGACCCGGAACCGCTGGACGGCGACTACGCAACGCTCCTCGACCAGGTCGAGGACATCACGGCCCGCCCCTCCTACCGTGAACTGATCGCCCGGGACGAAGCCGCCCTCCTGCTGTACGCGGGGACCTATGCGGCACTCCGGCTCTGCGGCCGCGAGGACCCCGAGTTCCGGCGAGTCATCACGCAGGCCGCGGCCGGCGGCTATGCGGCGGTCTTCGAGCGGATTCCGTACCGCCAGCTCGATCTGCTGCACACCCTGGAGCTGTGCGGCATCCCGCACACGCTGCCGGCCATGGACGATGTCCTGCCCTTCACCCTGCTCTGCAACAGCCCGAACGTCGTCAAGCTCGCCGACCGCGACATCTACGCCATCACGCACACGATCTTCTACGTCACGGACTTCGGCCTCCGCGAGCCCCGCTGGCCACGGGACTTCGATCCGGGTGCAGCGGTGGAGCTGCTCGAAGCGCTCCTCGTTCTCACCCTCGGCCAAGGGAATGCCGACCTGGTGGGGGAGCTTCTGTGCTGCCTGCTGTGCCTCGGGGTGCGGGACTCCGGGGAAGCCGGCCGGGCATGGCAGTTCCTCACCGCGGCACAGGAGGCCGACGGGCGGGTCAACGGTCCGCCCGGTGTGGTTCACCCCGGGCTCGCCGACGGCGACGACGCGTACCGGCACTGGGCCACCGGCTACCACACCACCATCGTCGCGGCCCTGGCCGCGCTCCTGGACCGCAGCCCCAGAGTGGTGCGCAGGCATCGGCCGCCCGCACCGAAGACCCGCCCGGCCGTGGAGCAGCCGCTGCGGCGGGCAGTGAACTGGCTGGCAGGCACGAGCCTGCGCCATGACCCCGCCACATGCCTGCCGGCCGCGGCGGCCGTCGCGTACGCAGCCGAGGCGCTGGAGCAACCCGAGCTTGCCCGTCCCCTGCTCCTCGACTTCTCCGCACGTCTCGCGGACGCGGACGTGGGGGTGTGGCAGGGACACGGAATGGAGGTCGTGGGGGAGTTCGCGAGCGGACTGCGGGCTCACGGGATCATCTGCTCGTCCCTCGACATGTTCCTCAAGTCCACGGCTGCCGCCGTCGAACAGCTGGAGACGGTTCCGCCGCAGGCGGCGTACAACGTCCAACGCCTCGTCGGCCTGGGGCTGCTCACCCCCCGGCGCGCGGCCGCGCTGATGGATGCGGGAGCCGGCGCGCCGCAGGCAGCGCCGGGCACGGCCGCAGCCGACTTGCCGGAGGCCTGGAAGAACTATCGCCTGGGCCACATTGCCGCCCTCGTCCGGGACTCGGCTCGCGCCGGGCGGGCGCAGCACCGCATCACCCGCGACGCGGTCGCGTTTCTCCTCGCGCAGCAGAGCTCTTGTGGTGCCTTCGGCCGCCCGGCCTGCGACGATCCGGCCGTGCGGGAGCGGACGATGCTGTCGTGGACCCAGAGCGCCGTGACCGCCCTGGCCGCCGTGCACACCGCCTGCGACACGGTCCGCACGGCCCCTGAGTGA
- a CDS encoding oxygenase MpaB family protein, protein MAGDIRMLLTLPAALAMQVAHPAVGAGVDDHSLFRTDPWGRGERSLTSLQLWVYGGKGAAEEGRRLRQLHRTIQGTDAHGRRYHALTPEYYAWVHATGYPVFRYAQRYLGRPFTEAQERQLYAEWLRVGRVLGIRDRDMPQTIEEFWPHYQKVLDNDLEETLVVRELVATNPPLPVPDRGPRWLRLLLRLSWPWLRPRFARFRRFLTIGLMPPDARQAIGLEWTDAQERRLRRFGRVVRAVVPVLPERLRFMPIARRARRAARG, encoded by the coding sequence ATGGCCGGGGACATCCGCATGCTGCTGACCCTCCCGGCGGCGCTGGCCATGCAGGTCGCGCACCCGGCGGTGGGCGCAGGCGTGGACGATCACTCTCTCTTCCGCACGGACCCGTGGGGGCGAGGGGAGCGGTCGCTGACCTCGCTCCAGCTGTGGGTGTACGGAGGCAAGGGCGCGGCCGAGGAGGGGCGCCGGCTGCGGCAGCTGCATCGGACCATCCAGGGGACCGACGCGCACGGCCGCAGGTACCACGCACTCACCCCCGAGTACTACGCCTGGGTGCATGCCACCGGCTACCCCGTCTTCCGGTATGCCCAGCGCTATCTCGGCCGCCCCTTCACCGAGGCACAGGAGCGGCAGTTGTACGCGGAGTGGCTCCGGGTCGGCCGGGTCCTGGGCATCCGCGACCGCGATATGCCGCAGACCATCGAGGAGTTCTGGCCCCACTACCAGAAGGTTCTCGACAACGATCTCGAAGAGACCCTCGTGGTAAGGGAGTTGGTGGCGACGAACCCGCCGCTGCCGGTCCCCGACCGTGGCCCGCGGTGGCTGCGGCTGCTCCTCCGGCTGAGCTGGCCGTGGCTGCGCCCGCGGTTCGCCCGCTTCCGGCGCTTCCTCACGATCGGGCTGATGCCCCCGGACGCCCGGCAGGCCATCGGCCTGGAATGGACGGACGCGCAGGAGCGCCGGCTGCGCCGCTTCGGGCGGGTCGTCCGCGCCGTGGTCCCGGTGCTCCCGGAGCGGCTGCGCTTCATGCCGATCGCGCGCCGGGCCCGCCGCGCGGCGCGGGGATGA